In one window of Betaproteobacteria bacterium DNA:
- a CDS encoding PilT/PilU family type 4a pilus ATPase, whose protein sequence is MSQTARIDAFLQLGREQNASDIHLAVGMPPVLRMHGEIQPVRYRSLSADECRSLIFEILSAEQRSQFEAGHDLDFSYAPAEGERYRFNVFRKLGGIAAVARIVPKAVSTLDELGLPPVVKKLAQAHQGMLLVTGATGTGKSTTLGAIIDYLNTTRKLNIITLEDPVEFMHRSKMSLVVQREVGSSVGSFAEGLRAALREDPDVILVGELRDPETIAMAMMAAETGHLVLGTLHTTSAAKTLDRIIDSLPAEQKAQGLMFLSQNLRGVVSQVLVKKPDGRGRKAIVEVMVLTPAISNLLLTGKQFQIPAAMQTGKANGMCLLDQALLEAIQAKEVDPDDAYLHANDKKLFQRFVTDKRLVPQVTLVR, encoded by the coding sequence ATGAGCCAAACCGCCCGCATCGACGCCTTCCTGCAGCTCGGGCGCGAGCAGAACGCCTCCGACATCCATCTGGCGGTCGGCATGCCGCCGGTATTGCGCATGCACGGCGAGATCCAGCCGGTGCGCTATCGCAGCCTGAGCGCCGACGAATGCCGCAGCCTCATCTTCGAGATTCTGAGCGCAGAGCAGCGCAGCCAGTTCGAAGCCGGGCACGATCTCGACTTCTCCTATGCACCGGCCGAGGGCGAGCGCTATCGCTTCAATGTGTTCCGCAAGCTGGGCGGCATTGCGGCGGTCGCGCGGATCGTGCCCAAGGCGGTCAGCACGCTGGACGAGCTGGGCTTGCCGCCGGTGGTGAAGAAGCTTGCTCAAGCGCACCAGGGGATGCTGCTCGTGACCGGCGCCACGGGCACCGGCAAGTCCACCACGCTGGGCGCCATCATCGACTACCTCAACACCACTCGCAAGCTCAACATCATCACGCTCGAGGACCCGGTGGAGTTCATGCACCGGAGCAAGATGTCGCTGGTGGTTCAACGCGAAGTCGGCAGCTCCGTGGGCAGCTTCGCCGAGGGGCTGCGCGCGGCGCTGCGCGAGGATCCGGACGTGATCCTGGTGGGCGAGCTGCGCGATCCGGAAACGATTGCGATGGCCATGATGGCGGCCGAGACGGGTCACCTGGTGCTGGGCACGCTGCATACCACCAGCGCGGCCAAGACGCTCGATCGGATCATCGATTCGCTGCCGGCCGAGCAGAAGGCGCAGGGGCTCATGTTCCTGTCGCAGAATCTGCGCGGCGTCGTCAGCCAGGTGCTGGTGAAGAAACCCGACGGACGCGGCCGCAAGGCGATCGTCGAGGTCATGGTGCTGACGCCGGCGATCTCCAACCTGCTTCTGACCGGCAAGCAGTTCCAGATCCCGGCGGCGATGCAAACCGGCAAGGCGAACGGCATGTGCCTGCTCGACCAGGCCCTGCTCGAGGCGATCCAGGCGAAGGAGGTCGATCCCGACGATGCCTACCTGCACGCGAACGACAAAAAACTCTTCCAGCGCTTCGTGACCGACAAGCGGCTCGTCCCGCAGGTCACCCTGGTGCGCTGA
- a CDS encoding tripartite tricarboxylate transporter substrate binding protein has product MNDITARPLAHIMQEVVKQPVVVQNKPGGTGAVGTAFVASHKSDAHHILVTTPNLYLVVEKNKLLGEPSPYSLDQIEPLALMSADPLIMVVQSESPYKSVKELAGAVKKSGTMAYSSSGPYGILHVPIEMFLQAAGAKMRHVPTTGGGPALLQILGGHVQMSAGGPAAVHPHIKSGKLRPLASWGAKRIPTLPDVPTLNELGYKAEAYLWVGLFTPAGVPEPAMKALREVVGKSAQNAQFVAAMKNVNSTVDYRDTPEFKKFFDEDYARLSQAVKRIGKVEAK; this is encoded by the coding sequence ATGAATGACATCACCGCCCGCCCGCTCGCCCACATCATGCAGGAGGTCGTAAAGCAGCCGGTCGTGGTGCAGAACAAGCCGGGCGGAACCGGCGCGGTCGGCACGGCGTTCGTCGCCTCGCACAAATCCGACGCTCACCACATCCTGGTGACCACACCCAATCTCTACCTCGTAGTGGAGAAGAACAAGCTTCTCGGCGAGCCCTCCCCGTATAGCCTGGACCAGATCGAGCCGCTCGCGCTGATGAGCGCGGATCCGCTGATCATGGTGGTCCAGTCGGAAAGCCCCTACAAGTCGGTGAAGGAACTGGCCGGGGCGGTGAAGAAGTCCGGCACGATGGCCTACTCGTCCTCCGGGCCGTATGGCATCCTGCATGTGCCGATCGAGATGTTCCTGCAGGCGGCGGGGGCGAAGATGCGTCACGTGCCGACCACTGGAGGCGGCCCGGCGCTGCTGCAGATCCTCGGCGGCCACGTGCAGATGTCGGCGGGCGGACCCGCGGCGGTGCACCCGCACATCAAGAGCGGTAAATTGCGTCCTTTGGCGAGCTGGGGCGCGAAGCGCATTCCCACGCTGCCGGATGTTCCCACCTTGAACGAGTTGGGCTATAAGGCCGAAGCCTACTTGTGGGTGGGGCTGTTCACGCCGGCGGGCGTGCCGGAGCCGGCCATGAAGGCGCTGCGGGAGGTGGTCGGCAAATCGGCGCAAAATGCGCAATTCGTGGCCGCGATGAAGAATGTGAACAGCACTGTCGACTACCGCGATACACCCGAATTCAAGAAGTTCTTCGACGAGGACTATGCACGCCTGTCGCAGGCGGTGAAACGCATCGGAAAGGTCGAGGCCAAATAA
- a CDS encoding redoxin domain-containing protein, which translates to MAFQLDLPKFEAANAQVLGISVDFNGANQAWAEKLGLKYPLLSDTRRAMTRAYGVLNDDPAAANDSKRIAGYMRANATVMVVDKEGVIRYVRDSRPRNTIPVDEILAFVEKMK; encoded by the coding sequence CTGGCCTTCCAACTTGATCTTCCCAAGTTCGAGGCCGCGAATGCCCAGGTTCTGGGCATCAGTGTGGATTTCAACGGCGCCAACCAGGCCTGGGCCGAAAAGCTCGGGTTGAAGTATCCCCTGCTCTCGGACACCCGCCGGGCGATGACTCGTGCATACGGTGTTCTCAACGACGACCCGGCTGCAGCGAACGATTCGAAACGAATCGCAGGCTATATGCGCGCGAACGCGACCGTGATGGTGGTCGACAAGGAAGGGGTCATCCGCTACGTTCGCGACAGCCGCCCGCGCAATACGATACCGGTCGACGAGATTCTGGCGTTCGTGGAAAAGATGAAGTAG
- a CDS encoding redoxin domain-containing protein, producing the protein MKTCNWKGVAVALALAAAALLPGTVAQAALGVGEKAPDFALPATTAKQASNKDFAGKTLVLFFYVGAFTNS; encoded by the coding sequence ATGAAGACATGCAACTGGAAGGGCGTGGCGGTCGCACTGGCCTTGGCTGCGGCTGCACTGCTGCCAGGCACGGTGGCACAGGCGGCGCTGGGCGTCGGCGAAAAGGCACCGGACTTCGCACTGCCGGCCACGACCGCGAAGCAGGCGAGCAACAAGGACTTTGCGGGGAAGACGCTGGTTCTTTTCTTCTATGTTGGTGCGTTCACCAATTCCTGA
- a CDS encoding protein kinase — translation MGLFDTFHVSRSIATVLAGRNSSAEVVSAVARLREVGRRALPKIIPALPDDPAGEPLTNLLAELITTATLPTIVNVGLMNQDAQVVAKVRVALVRATKYDPNRLLELYSAAGGALVNVAEIIVARKEGMTPKSVLRILDSAHKDNQPTLFKLVTELATEAMVPTLIAFSRNADWEGRYCIAQTIARFSSEPVRDTLLRFTKDPHKLVRQAAVEGLAALTIPVPAAPLTALLRDPDLMVQTRAIEAMIKINDPTAVRDLLDILQDESEHARRAAVEVLNAIGDARAIKDLLHAMKDQDWWVRVRAADALGAIGGPKVIEAVLSLLDDEDEFMRRCAVEILNTTKDPRAFDRLVAALDDPDWWVRERALDALANMRDARAVPAILRFLETENEATPVAIRALATIGDAGAAPAIAAKLAASDEAIVREAIGALETLTDDKSAAAVLAALAQVGHGESSGDIGQSAGRAHAAISARLRRRGTSAEASTRAPAPQRSNESRVLDADAVRMPGADAGSVSRAAASDRTRQMPASAVPKPAAAAQAPVQQTPAPQAFAPMVAAAAAHGRVAPAAAAMEIIDFNRLGEGQVLGSRYRVKRELGRGGFGIVLLVEDLMVHEEIALKLISPHLVQDEVAIARMVHEVRYARKITHENVIRIHDFLSVGATYAMSMEYFASLPLTRKIRRGRGLSKQEGYATVQAILRGTSVAHAAGIVHRDLKPANILINTEGVLKIVDFGLAAAMSHSNSRVTKTGHMVGTPSYMAPEQVRGLAIDQRTDLYALGVIMYEMFTGAPPYSGDNPMAVLYQHLEGAKPPPSSRNADISPALEAIILKAMSVNPDERYASAVEMLNDLEQLMHMEAAA, via the coding sequence ATGGGGCTGTTCGACACTTTTCACGTCTCGCGATCGATCGCGACCGTCCTCGCCGGGCGCAATTCCAGCGCCGAGGTGGTGAGCGCGGTGGCGCGCCTGCGCGAGGTGGGCCGCAGGGCATTGCCCAAGATCATCCCGGCGCTTCCGGACGATCCGGCCGGCGAGCCACTCACCAACCTGCTTGCCGAGCTGATCACCACGGCAACGCTCCCCACGATCGTGAACGTGGGCCTGATGAACCAGGATGCGCAGGTGGTGGCGAAGGTACGCGTTGCGCTCGTGCGTGCCACCAAGTACGACCCGAACCGGCTGCTCGAGCTGTACTCGGCCGCGGGGGGGGCGCTGGTCAACGTCGCCGAGATCATCGTCGCGCGCAAGGAAGGCATGACCCCCAAGAGCGTGTTGCGCATTCTCGACAGCGCGCACAAGGACAATCAGCCGACCCTGTTCAAGCTCGTGACCGAGCTCGCCACCGAGGCCATGGTGCCGACGCTCATTGCCTTCAGCCGCAACGCCGACTGGGAAGGCCGCTACTGCATTGCGCAGACCATCGCGCGCTTCTCCAGCGAGCCGGTGCGCGACACGTTGCTGCGCTTCACCAAGGACCCGCACAAGCTGGTGCGCCAGGCGGCGGTCGAAGGGCTCGCCGCCTTGACGATTCCCGTGCCGGCGGCGCCCTTGACCGCGCTGCTGCGCGACCCCGATCTCATGGTGCAGACGCGCGCCATCGAGGCGATGATCAAGATCAACGACCCAACCGCCGTGCGCGACCTGCTCGACATCCTGCAGGACGAATCGGAGCACGCACGCCGAGCGGCCGTGGAAGTGCTGAACGCGATCGGCGATGCGCGCGCGATCAAGGACCTGCTGCACGCCATGAAGGACCAGGACTGGTGGGTGCGGGTGCGGGCGGCGGACGCGCTCGGTGCGATCGGCGGGCCGAAGGTGATCGAGGCGGTGCTGAGCCTGCTCGACGACGAGGACGAGTTCATGCGCCGCTGCGCTGTCGAGATCCTCAACACCACCAAGGACCCGCGCGCGTTCGATCGTCTGGTCGCTGCACTGGACGATCCCGACTGGTGGGTGCGCGAGCGCGCCCTGGACGCGCTCGCCAACATGCGCGACGCGCGCGCGGTGCCGGCCATCCTGCGCTTCCTCGAGACCGAAAACGAAGCGACCCCGGTTGCGATCCGGGCTCTGGCGACCATCGGCGACGCGGGCGCGGCGCCCGCGATCGCGGCCAAGCTCGCAGCCAGCGACGAGGCGATCGTGCGCGAAGCAATCGGTGCGCTGGAAACGCTGACCGACGACAAGAGCGCCGCCGCGGTGCTGGCTGCGCTGGCGCAGGTGGGCCACGGCGAGTCGAGCGGCGACATCGGGCAGTCGGCCGGGCGGGCGCATGCGGCCATCAGCGCGCGGCTGCGCCGTCGCGGCACGAGCGCCGAGGCATCCACGCGCGCCCCGGCGCCGCAGCGCTCGAACGAAAGCCGGGTACTCGACGCCGACGCCGTGCGCATGCCGGGCGCCGATGCCGGGTCGGTTTCGCGGGCGGCAGCGTCGGATCGAACCCGGCAAATGCCCGCTTCGGCCGTACCGAAGCCGGCCGCTGCGGCACAGGCACCCGTGCAGCAGACCCCTGCCCCGCAAGCATTCGCGCCAATGGTAGCTGCTGCGGCAGCGCACGGCCGAGTCGCACCTGCGGCAGCGGCAATGGAGATCATCGACTTCAACCGGCTGGGCGAGGGCCAGGTGCTCGGGTCGCGCTACCGGGTGAAGCGCGAGCTCGGACGCGGCGGCTTCGGCATCGTGCTCCTGGTCGAGGACCTGATGGTGCACGAGGAGATCGCCCTCAAGCTGATCAGCCCGCACCTGGTCCAGGACGAGGTCGCCATCGCGCGCATGGTCCACGAGGTGCGCTATGCGCGCAAGATCACGCACGAGAACGTCATCCGCATCCACGACTTCCTCAGCGTCGGCGCGACTTATGCAATGTCGATGGAATATTTCGCGAGCCTGCCCTTGACGCGCAAGATCCGGCGCGGCCGCGGCTTGTCGAAGCAGGAGGGCTACGCCACGGTGCAAGCGATACTGCGCGGCACCAGCGTCGCGCACGCCGCCGGCATCGTGCATCGCGATCTCAAGCCCGCCAACATCCTGATCAACACCGAGGGCGTGCTGAAGATCGTCGACTTCGGCCTGGCCGCGGCCATGAGCCACAGCAATTCGCGCGTCACCAAGACCGGACACATGGTCGGCACGCCGAGCTACATGGCGCCCGAGCAGGTGCGCGGACTCGCCATCGACCAGCGCACCGACCTGTACGCGCTCGGCGTGATCATGTACGAGATGTTCACCGGGGCGCCCCCGTACAGCGGCGACAATCCGATGGCGGTGCTCTATCAGCACCTCGAAGGCGCGAAGCCGCCGCCGAGCAGCCGCAACGCCGACATCTCGCCGGCGCTCGAGGCGATCATCCTGAAGGCGATGTCGGTCAATCCCGACGAGCGCTACGCCAGCGCGGTGGAGATGCTGAACGACCTCGAACAACTGATGCATATGGAGGCTGCGGCGTGA
- a CDS encoding FHA domain-containing protein: protein MAEPARTCLATLFADVVGSTRLYERFGDQAAHAAVEHCLDRLKEAVAEHDGRTVKTIGDEIMAVFPDAERACLAATEMQWRAQELPPLEGERIEIRVAFHYGAAVERDGDVFGDSVNVAARLAELAKPRQIITSGQALESSSEQISAGARHLWPIAVKGRSEPVDLYEILWDAADATVTMSAQFPPPRVPLRLRLMYRGAEVVVDSAHPEVSIGRDAGNDVVVDARNASRVHARVEWRRDKFVLIDISTNGTYVAASDGAETRLRREELILDGDGTIAFGHSNGTGPRNCVEYYCEYAFGMSRLPTQLLSEPAR, encoded by the coding sequence ATGGCTGAGCCGGCACGGACTTGCCTCGCCACCCTGTTCGCCGACGTCGTCGGCAGCACGCGGCTGTACGAGCGCTTCGGCGACCAGGCCGCGCACGCCGCGGTCGAGCATTGTCTCGACCGGCTGAAGGAGGCCGTCGCCGAGCACGACGGGCGCACCGTCAAGACCATCGGCGACGAGATCATGGCGGTGTTTCCCGATGCCGAGCGCGCCTGCCTCGCGGCGACCGAGATGCAATGGCGTGCGCAGGAGCTGCCGCCGCTCGAAGGCGAGCGCATCGAGATCCGTGTCGCCTTTCATTACGGCGCGGCCGTGGAGCGCGACGGGGACGTATTCGGCGACTCGGTGAACGTGGCGGCACGCCTGGCGGAGCTGGCGAAGCCGCGCCAGATCATCACCAGCGGACAGGCGCTGGAGTCCTCGTCCGAGCAAATCTCGGCCGGTGCACGCCACTTGTGGCCGATCGCGGTCAAGGGACGCTCGGAGCCGGTCGACCTGTACGAGATCCTGTGGGACGCAGCCGATGCCACCGTCACCATGTCGGCGCAGTTCCCACCGCCGCGGGTACCCCTGCGGCTGCGGCTCATGTACCGGGGAGCCGAAGTGGTGGTCGACTCGGCGCATCCGGAAGTCTCGATCGGACGCGATGCGGGCAACGATGTGGTGGTGGACGCGCGCAACGCATCGCGCGTGCATGCCCGGGTGGAATGGCGCCGCGACAAGTTCGTGCTGATCGACATCAGCACCAACGGGACGTACGTTGCCGCAAGCGACGGAGCCGAAACGCGGTTGCGGCGTGAAGAACTGATTCTCGACGGCGATGGCACCATCGCGTTCGGGCACTCGAATGGCACCGGCCCGCGCAATTGCGTCGAGTACTACTGCGAATACGCCTTCGGCATGTCCCGGTTGCCGACCCAGCTGTTGTCCGAACCGGCGCGCTGA
- a CDS encoding PilT/PilU family type 4a pilus ATPase encodes MSRIDTFLELLVKQDGSDLHLVSGNPPRIRLHGDLIAVKYRELSAAETMGLVSEIMPDPARVAFEKRNSIDFAYAVDGMARFRVNVYRHINGVGAVLRVIPSAIKSMEELGLPPVLATFCQQKKGLVLCTGPTGSGKSTSLAALVDHVNSSRKGHILTIEDPIEFVHQNKQSLVSQREVGFDTRSFASALHSALREDPNVILVGEMRDLETISLAVTAAETGILVLGTLHTNGAAATVDRIVNVFPPGDQGRIRSMLSTSLLGVVSQQLVRRSDGKGRVAAFEILVNNPAVANILRDGKTEQIATTIQSGSLQGMQSMDTALKRLLDAKQIIGKDAYRKAIDKKLFEMYAEPDLAA; translated from the coding sequence TTGAGCCGCATCGACACCTTCCTCGAATTGCTGGTGAAGCAGGATGGCTCGGACCTGCACCTGGTCTCGGGCAATCCGCCGCGCATCCGCCTGCACGGCGATCTGATCGCGGTGAAGTACCGCGAGCTTTCCGCCGCCGAGACGATGGGCCTGGTGAGCGAGATCATGCCCGACCCGGCGCGGGTCGCTTTCGAGAAGCGCAACTCGATCGACTTCGCCTACGCGGTGGACGGGATGGCGCGCTTTCGCGTCAACGTCTACCGCCACATCAACGGCGTGGGCGCCGTGTTGCGGGTGATTCCATCCGCCATCAAGAGCATGGAGGAGCTGGGGCTGCCGCCGGTGCTGGCGACCTTCTGCCAGCAGAAAAAAGGTCTGGTGCTGTGCACCGGGCCGACCGGATCGGGCAAGTCGACGAGCCTCGCGGCGCTGGTCGACCACGTCAACAGCAGCCGCAAGGGGCACATTCTCACGATCGAGGATCCGATCGAGTTCGTGCACCAGAACAAGCAGAGCCTGGTGAGCCAGCGCGAGGTCGGCTTCGACACCCGCAGCTTCGCATCGGCGCTGCACTCGGCGCTGCGGGAGGATCCCAACGTCATCCTGGTCGGCGAAATGCGCGACCTGGAGACGATCTCGCTCGCCGTGACCGCGGCCGAGACCGGTATCCTGGTGCTCGGAACGCTGCATACCAATGGCGCGGCTGCCACGGTCGATCGCATCGTCAATGTCTTTCCCCCCGGCGACCAGGGACGGATCCGCAGCATGCTGTCCACCTCTCTCCTCGGCGTCGTCTCGCAGCAGCTGGTGCGCCGTTCCGACGGCAAGGGCCGTGTAGCCGCGTTCGAAATCCTGGTTAACAACCCCGCCGTCGCCAACATTCTGCGCGACGGCAAGACCGAGCAGATCGCGACCACGATCCAGAGCGGAAGCCTGCAGGGGATGCAAAGCATGGACACGGCGTTGAAGCGCCTGCTCGACGCCAAGCAGATCATCGGCAAGGACGCCTACCGCAAGGCGATCGACAAGAAACTGTTCGAGATGTACGCGGAGCCCGATCTTGCGGCCTGA
- a CDS encoding alpha-hydroxy-acid oxidizing protein → MDVRTYRSRKAMADNGQHARGAQGNDPNQLSERTRLDAKRNAASGFATLQEIVIAARRSLSRPVWDMVSGGSDSETTLRRNRLALDSLALRQRVLVDVSSIDTTTTLLGKQLPIPVFIAPVGNFLQLADPQGVVAVARGAVAYGTEVFVSTAAKPGIEEAARAVDTRMIFQLYVRSDRKWIEDVLDRAKAAGYRALCVTVDRAYYSRRERDLISHLPVREGGDPKFQASLTWDDMVWMKARMGVPLILKGIATAEDARLAVEYGADVVYVSNHGGRQLDHAQASIEVLPEVVAAVDGRAEVLVDGAISRGTDVIKAIALGARAVGLGKLQGWALAAAGEAGITRMLELLEVEIKTALGLMGVTSLSQLNPSWVRPAQPVGLGSMTSAYPVFEEERF, encoded by the coding sequence ATGGACGTACGCACATACAGGAGCAGGAAGGCCATGGCCGACAATGGACAGCACGCCCGCGGGGCGCAAGGCAACGACCCGAACCAGCTGAGCGAGCGCACGCGCCTGGACGCCAAGCGCAATGCCGCAAGCGGGTTCGCTACCCTGCAGGAGATCGTGATTGCGGCCCGGCGCAGCCTCTCCCGCCCGGTCTGGGACATGGTGAGCGGGGGCTCGGACTCGGAAACGACCCTGCGACGCAACCGCCTTGCGCTGGATAGCCTCGCACTGCGGCAGCGCGTGCTGGTCGACGTATCGAGCATCGATACCACCACGACGCTCCTCGGCAAGCAGCTGCCCATTCCCGTATTCATCGCGCCGGTCGGCAATTTCCTGCAGCTCGCCGACCCGCAAGGCGTGGTCGCCGTCGCCCGCGGCGCGGTCGCCTACGGCACCGAGGTCTTCGTCAGCACGGCGGCCAAGCCCGGCATCGAGGAAGCCGCTCGCGCGGTGGACACGCGCATGATCTTCCAGCTCTATGTCCGCAGCGACCGCAAATGGATCGAAGACGTGCTCGATCGCGCCAAGGCCGCCGGCTACCGTGCCCTGTGCGTGACCGTCGACCGGGCGTACTACAGCCGGCGGGAGCGCGATCTCATCAGCCACCTGCCGGTGCGCGAAGGCGGCGATCCCAAGTTCCAGGCGAGCCTCACCTGGGACGACATGGTATGGATGAAGGCCCGCATGGGCGTGCCGCTCATTCTCAAGGGGATCGCCACGGCCGAAGACGCCCGGCTGGCGGTCGAATACGGCGCCGACGTGGTTTACGTCTCCAACCACGGCGGGCGCCAGCTCGATCATGCGCAGGCGAGCATCGAAGTGTTGCCCGAGGTGGTCGCGGCGGTCGACGGGCGCGCCGAGGTGCTCGTCGATGGCGCCATTTCGCGCGGCACCGACGTGATCAAGGCCATAGCGCTGGGTGCGCGCGCGGTGGGCTTGGGCAAACTGCAAGGCTGGGCGCTGGCGGCGGCCGGCGAGGCGGGCATCACGCGCATGCTGGAACTGCTCGAAGTCGAGATCAAGACCGCGCTCGGCCTCATGGGGGTGACATCGCTTTCGCAGCTGAATCCGTCGTGGGTGCGGCCCGCGCAGCCGGTCGGCCTCGGAAGTATGACCAGCGCGTATCCCGTGTTCGAGGAGGAGCGGTTCTAA
- a CDS encoding tripartite tricarboxylate transporter substrate binding protein: MLKVLVRTLVASALVASTAFAVHAQDYPVKTVRVLIPWPPGGSNDIVGRLVAQKLSENLKQQFVVDNRGGASGTIGSDVLARSEPDGYTIMIHSATHVANAHLYKKLPYDTLKDFAGITTLARQVGMLIVHPSLPAKSMKEFIALAKARPNQIVYASSGNGSYVHLAMAMVGSMANLKMTHVPYKGGGPAVISIISGETQAMLATIGSVLTQVKGGKLRPLAVSSDDRVKQFPDLPTLAESGVPGYEFTAWIGAFAPARTQPAIVNKLNAELRKVLADAGVAQKLSAQTLDPMPMSPEQFAKRLKSDYDKYARLMKEAGATMD; the protein is encoded by the coding sequence ATGTTGAAGGTGCTGGTACGAACTCTCGTTGCTTCGGCGCTGGTGGCCTCGACCGCATTCGCCGTCCACGCCCAGGACTATCCGGTCAAGACGGTCCGGGTCCTGATCCCCTGGCCGCCCGGCGGATCGAACGACATCGTCGGCCGCCTGGTCGCGCAGAAGCTGTCGGAGAACCTGAAGCAGCAGTTCGTGGTGGATAATCGCGGCGGCGCATCCGGCACCATCGGATCGGACGTTCTCGCCAGGAGCGAGCCCGACGGCTACACCATCATGATCCACTCGGCGACTCACGTTGCCAACGCACATCTGTACAAGAAGCTGCCTTACGACACGCTGAAGGATTTCGCCGGCATCACCACCCTCGCGCGCCAGGTCGGCATGCTGATCGTGCATCCTTCGTTGCCGGCAAAGAGCATGAAAGAGTTCATCGCGCTCGCCAAGGCGCGGCCCAACCAGATCGTGTATGCGTCTTCGGGCAACGGCAGCTACGTGCATCTGGCCATGGCCATGGTCGGCTCGATGGCGAACCTCAAGATGACGCACGTCCCCTACAAAGGGGGCGGCCCGGCGGTGATTTCGATCATCTCCGGCGAGACTCAGGCCATGCTCGCGACCATCGGCTCGGTGCTGACCCAGGTGAAAGGCGGGAAGCTGCGCCCGCTCGCGGTCAGCTCCGATGATCGGGTGAAGCAATTCCCGGACTTGCCGACGCTCGCGGAATCCGGCGTGCCCGGCTACGAGTTCACGGCCTGGATCGGCGCGTTCGCCCCAGCTCGCACGCAGCCCGCCATCGTCAACAAGCTCAACGCCGAGTTGCGCAAGGTGCTGGCGGATGCCGGTGTTGCCCAGAAGCTGAGCGCGCAGACGCTCGACCCCATGCCGATGTCGCCCGAGCAGTTCGCCAAGCGCCTGAAGTCGGACTACGACAAGTACGCACGGCTCATGAAGGAAGCGGGCGCCACGATGGATTGA
- a CDS encoding redoxin domain-containing protein, producing MPSVQRAHEALKGNGVTVLAISIDGTGVQAAKPVMDEGKFTFAAPVDQDMAVARQFGARGVPMTYVVDRKGMVRAQGFGPLDLDSKAFLDYVRLVAGRGA from the coding sequence ATGCCCTCCGTGCAGAGGGCACACGAAGCACTCAAGGGTAACGGCGTCACGGTGCTCGCGATCTCGATCGACGGCACCGGGGTGCAGGCGGCGAAGCCGGTGATGGACGAGGGCAAGTTCACCTTCGCCGCGCCGGTCGACCAGGACATGGCGGTGGCGCGGCAATTCGGCGCGCGCGGCGTGCCGATGACCTACGTGGTGGATCGCAAGGGGATGGTCCGCGCGCAGGGATTCGGACCGCTGGATCTGGACTCGAAGGCGTTCCTCGATTACGTCAGATTGGTGGCTGGGCGCGGCGCCTGA
- a CDS encoding Stp1/IreP family PP2C-type Ser/Thr phosphatase, which translates to MLRPDGSGSGKRLPGKSTPLVEIAGVSDVGRLRRRNEDAIDWDTQLGVAMVADGMGGSQGGDIAARTALRSIKDDLRRALADSERHGARARSREVRASLVVELVRRANQGVRKSAARDKELDGMGTTLVMILLGPDFVTAAHVGDSRLYRLQGSRLERLTEDHSMVQEMVVRGQMNARQAAMSRHRNVITRALGIAQDVSVDVAHHAIEPGDVFMLCSDGLTNMVPEAEIGAALAAHAHSLEVAARNIVNITNARGGRDNVSVVLMRILRVCDG; encoded by the coding sequence ATCTTGCGGCCTGACGGCAGCGGCAGCGGGAAACGCCTGCCCGGCAAATCCACCCCGCTGGTCGAGATCGCGGGCGTGAGCGATGTCGGCCGCCTGCGCCGCCGCAACGAGGACGCGATCGACTGGGACACCCAGCTCGGCGTGGCGATGGTGGCCGACGGCATGGGCGGCAGCCAGGGCGGCGACATCGCGGCCAGGACGGCGCTGCGCAGCATCAAGGACGACCTGCGCCGCGCCCTCGCCGACAGCGAGCGCCACGGCGCGCGCGCGCGCAGCCGCGAGGTGCGAGCTTCGCTCGTGGTCGAGCTGGTCCGGCGCGCCAATCAAGGGGTGCGCAAGAGCGCCGCGCGCGACAAGGAGCTCGATGGCATGGGCACCACGCTCGTCATGATCCTGCTCGGGCCTGATTTCGTCACCGCCGCCCATGTCGGCGACTCGCGCCTGTACCGGCTGCAGGGGTCGCGGCTGGAGCGCCTCACCGAAGATCACAGCATGGTGCAGGAGATGGTGGTGCGCGGGCAGATGAACGCGCGCCAGGCGGCGATGTCGCGCCACCGCAACGTCATCACGCGCGCGCTGGGCATCGCGCAGGACGTGAGCGTCGACGTCGCGCACCACGCGATCGAGCCCGGCGACGTCTTCATGTTGTGCAGCGACGGGCTGACCAACATGGTGCCGGAAGCCGAGATCGGCGCCGCGCTCGCCGCCCACGCGCACAGCCTCGAGGTGGCCGCGCGCAACATCGTCAACATCACCAACGCGCGCGGCGGCCGGGACAACGTCTCGGTGGTGCTGATGCGCATCTTGCGGGTGTGCGATGGCTGA